From one Triticum urartu cultivar G1812 chromosome 3, Tu2.1, whole genome shotgun sequence genomic stretch:
- the LOC125544090 gene encoding aldehyde dehydrogenase family 2 member C4-like — MGSNEGGGCDGKPVVVVPEIKYTKLFINGEFVDAASGKTFETRDPRTGDVLAHIAEADKADVDLAVEAAREAFEHGMWPRMSGYERSRAMNKLADLMEQHIEELAALDGADAGKLLLLGKIIDIPSAVQMLRYYAGAADKIHGESLRVSGKYQGYTLKEPIGVVGIIIPWNFPSLMFFLKISPALAAGCTVVVKPAEQTPLSALYYAHLAKLAGIPDGVINVVPGFGPTAGAAIASHMDVDSVAFTGSGEVGRLIMEASARSNLKTVSLELGGKSPLIIFDDADVDMAVELSRLAIFFNKGEVCVAGSRVYVQEGIYDEFVKRAVVAAQNWKVGDPFDVATNMGPQVDKEQFERVLRYIEHGKSEGATLLTGGKPASDKGYYIEPTIFADVKEDMKIAQDEIFGPVMSLMKFKTVDEAIEKANCTKYGLAAGIITKNLDIANRVSRSVRAGTVWVNCYFAFDPEAPFGGYKMSGFGRDQGMMAIDKYMQVKSVITAVPDSPWY, encoded by the exons ATGGGGAGCAACGAGGGCGGCGGGTGCGACGGcaagccggtggtggtggtgccGGAGATCAAGTACACCAAGCTCTTCATCAACGGCGAGTTCGTTGACGCCGCATCAG GCAAGACGTTTGAGACGAGGGACCCGCGGACAGGCGACGTGCTGGCCCACATCGCAGAGGCGGACAAAGCCGACGTGGACCTCGCCGTCGAGGCCGCCAGGGAGGCCTTCGAGCATGGCATGTGGCCCCGCATGTCAGGCTAC GAGAGGAGCAGGGCCATGAACAAGCTGGCCGACCTGATGGAGCAGCACATCGAGGAGCTGGCGGCGCTGGACGGCGCCGACGCCGGCAAGCTGCTCCTGTTGGGCAAGATCATCGACATCCCTTCCGCCGTGCAGATGCTGCGCTATTACGCCGGCGCCGCCGACAAGATCCACGGCGAGTCGCTGCGTGTGTCCGGCAAGTACCAGGGGTACACCCTCAAGGAGCCCATCGGGGTCGTCGGCATCATCATCCCGTGGAACTTCCCCAGCCTCATGTTCTTCCTCAAGATCAGCCCGGCGCTCGCCGCCGGATGCACCGTCGTCGTCAAGCCCGCCGAGCAGACGCCCCTCTCGGCCCTCTACTATGCTCACCTTGCAAAGCTG GCTGGCATTCCGGACGGAGTGATCAATGTCGTCCCTGGCTTCGGCCCGACGGCCGGCGCCGCCATCGCCTCCCACATGGACGTTGACAGC GTTGCCTTCACTGGCTCTGGTGAAGTAGGCCGCCTCATCATGGAGGCATCTGCCCGGAGCAACCTGAAGACGGTATCGCTTGAGCTCGGTGGCAAGTCGCCTCTGATAATCTTCGACGACGCTGATGTCGACATGGCGGTCGAGCTCTCAAGGCTTGCCATCTTCTTCAACAAG GGAGAGGTTTGCGTCGCGGGGTCCCGTGTTTATGTTCAGGAAGGGATCTACGACGAGTTTGTGAAGAGGGCTGTGGTGGCTGCCCAGAACTGGAAAGTCGGAGACCCGTTTGATGTCGCCACCAACATGGGTCCCCAG GTTGATAAGGAGCAATTTGAGAGGGTCCTAAGGTACATTGAGCATGGCAAGAGCGAGGGAGCGACACTTCTCACCGGCGGCAAACCTGCCAGCGACAAAGGATACTACATTGAGCCTACCATATTTGCAGATGTCAAG GAGGACATGAAGATCGCTCAAGATGAGATCTTTGGCCCCGTGATGTCCCTCATGAAGTTCAA GACGGTCGATGAGGCGATAGAGAAGGCCAACTGCACCAAGTACGGGCTGGCCGCCGGCATAATCACCAAGAATTTGGACATCGCCAACAGGGTGTCGAGATCGGTGCGCGCGGGGACCGTGTGGGTCAACTGCTACTTCGCCTTCGACCCCGAGGCGCCCTTCGGCGGGTACAAGATGAGCGGGTTCGGCCGGGACCAGGGGATGATGGCCATCGACAAGTACATGCAGGTCAAGAGCGTCATCACCGCAGTCCCTGACTCGCCTTGGTATTAG